TTATATATTAATAATATAAAACCAATATTAATAAATATGTCAGCGACATTAAATACTGGAAATTTTATTATATTTAAATTAATAAAATCAATAACAAAACCTTTTACTATCCTATCAATTCCATTACCGATAGTTCCGCCAAGAATAAAGCTATATGAGTAAAGTTCTGATAAATTAGAGTAAGTTTTTTTCAATATTAAATAAATAAGTATAATTGAAAAAATAATACTTACTATAGATAAGAATATTCTACTTCCGCTAAATATATTAAAAGCTGCACCGTAATTTTTTACGAAGTCTAATTTAAATAAAATAAAATCTTTATTTAAAAATATTTCGTAGTTATAATACATTAAATATTTCGTAATTTGATCTATTAGAATTATGAAAATACTTAAAAAGAAGAAATATGCTTTATTTTGAATCTTATTAATCATTATTTGTTATATTTAATATATTTTATAGGCTTAATTATTAATATTATTGGAAGAAGCATTATTAAATGATATCCAATTTTACCTGCAGAGTATTTTCCTAGATTGTATAAAAACATATTAAATTGATTGTAATATATTATTTGTATAAAGTTATAAAGTATCCCGGTTAAATGCATAGCAAATATTGCTAAACAACCATTTATTAAAAAGTTTCCAAAATTTATTTTACTTTTTTTATTTAGATTATCAATTATTATGATTAATGGATATGTTCCTAATAAATAACCAAAATTTGGAGTGAGCAAATATCCTATTGAACCACCTTGATGAAAAACTGGAGATATAAATAAGCCTAAAACAATATAAATAGTGAATGCTCTTAGAACTACTTTTCTATTAAATATAAGGGTTAATAAAATCACTGTTGGGATTTGCCATGTGATTGGTATTTCAATGTTATTACTTGATTTATCAATAAATCGAAGCGGGATATAAACAGGAATCATTGTTGATATTATTAATGATTGGAGACTCACAATTATCTCAATTAACTTATAAAAATTGAGCATGATTATAAATCCTATTTATAAACTTCTTAATGCAACAATCGGATCTAACTTTGAAGCTCTTTTTGCAGGTAAAACACCAAAGATTAAACCTATTGATCCTGAAATGATCATGGTGGAAAGAGTTGTTGTAATTCCTACAGATGCAGGAAGCGGTGTAATCAGAGATAAAAGGAAAACACCTGATAATCCACTTGTTGTTCCTATTAATCCCCCAATTGTAGATAAAATCAATGCCTCAATTAAAAATTGAATTAATATATCCGTCTGTTTTGCACCTATTGCTTTTCTAAGCCCTATCTCTTCTGTTCTTTCGCTAACAGAAACTAGCATAATATTCATAATTCCTATTCCTCCAACTACTAATGAAACTGCTCCAATACCTGCTAAAAGGAATGTCAGCCCACTTGTAATGTTAGTTACGATGTTTAATGCATCTTCTTGCGATCTAACCGCAAAGTCGTCATCTCTTATTATTTTATGTCTTTGCCTTAATAAGTTAGTAATTTGAAATTTAGCTGCACTAGTTGCATTTTTATTTTTAGCTTCTACACTTATGAAGCTTAAACTTACACCATATGTAGGATCCTTCCCTGTAATCCTATTAACCATAGTAGTCAATGGTATATAAGCATTTTTGTCTTGATTACTTCCAAATACTGCCCCTTTGGGTTTTAAAATTCCTATTATTTCATAAGTATGATCTTTAATTCTGATTTTTTCCCCAAGTGATGAAGATTTATTTTTGAAAAATTCATCTTTTAGATCAGGACCTATAACTACATAACTTCTCGAACTGTTAACATCGCTTTGGGATAAAAATCTTCCCTTATCTACTTCAAAATTTCTAACATCTAAAAATTCAGGAGTAACTCCTGCAATTGATATATTTAGGCTCTTCGAATTTGATTGAACTATTTCGTTTGCAGAGATTTGAGGAGCAACTTTTTTTACAGTTGGTACTTGATTACTGATTGCTACCGCATCTTCTAAAACGAGGGTTTTCGGAAATGAAATACCTCTTCTTCTAGTGTCATTATTGCCAGGAACAATAAATAAAACATTTGCCCCTAAATTACTTAATTGGTTTTTTGCTAATGTTTGTGCACCTCTACCAAGGCCTACGAGTGTAATTACTGATGCATTTCCTATAATTATCCCAAGCATTGTCAAAGAAGACCTCAATTTATTCGAAACTAATGTTTTGGTAGCCATTCCTAAGGCTTCTTTTATTGAGATATTCCTAGACATATTTCTATTTATCTATTGCTTCTTCCTCATCTTCAATTTGTCCCATATAAATTACCCCTTCATTAAGCTGCAAAGTTACCAGGTCACCATTAATAATTTGATGATCCTCAATATTTTCTAAATTACAGATAGTAGAAATCTTCTTATTTTTCTTATTAAATAATGTATAAACATCATCTACATTTGTGTCTGTAACAATTCCTGCAATATTTTTGCTCAATGGTACATCTTCTAACAATTCTTTTGGTACGAATAAAATTTCCCCTGGACAAATTAATGATAAATCAAGGTTTGAGTTTATTATTCTTGCTTTACCTGTAACTCCAATTTCACCTATTGAAATTCCTCTTGAAACAATTTTTCTTACTATACCGACTTTTATTAAATCTGTAGAACCGCTTATACCAGTTAGTGTGCCTGCAGTTTGAACCACTAAATCGCCTTGATTTAGGATCTCCATTTCCTGAGCAATTTGCATAGCTAAACTAAATGTTTTTGCTGTTCTTTCATCATTTTTTACCACTATCGGAGTAACTCCCCAAACCAGCTGCAATCTTCTCGCTACACTCCTCTCTGTAGTAGTAGCCAATATAGGAGTTGGTGGCCTAAATTTACTAACGTTTCGAGCTGTAGAACCTGATTTTGTTAAAGGAATTATGGCTCCTGCATCAAGTTGTCTAGCTATATTACTTACGGCTGCACTAATAGCATTCGGAATCGTACTTGGTAAGTGACTTTCTATAGCTTTAAGCGGATAATCCCTTTCAATTCTTCTCGCTATAGTTGCCATAGTTTGTACTGCCTCTACAGGATAATCACCAACGGCAGTTTCGTTTGAAAGCATTACTGCATCAGTTCCATCCAGTATTGCATTGGCAACATCGCTAACTTCAGCTCTAGTGGGTCTTGGATTCGAAGCCATGGAATCAAGCATTTGAGTCGCGGTAATTATTGGTATGCCTAATGAATTAGCTTTTCTTATTAATTCCTTCTGTAAAAGTGGGACTTCTTCAGCGGGCATTTCTACTCCTAAATCCCCTCTTGCGACCATCACCCCATCACATAAAGGTAATACAGTATCAATTTGATCTATTGCTTCAAATTTTTCTATTTTTGCGACTACGGGAGTGGAATGACCATTTTTGTTGATTAAATCTTTTATCTCGTTTATATCGGATGGATTTCTTACAAAACTTAAAGCTATCCAATCAACTCCTTCAGATAAACCGAATTTTAAATCTTCTTTATCTTTATCTGTTAATGCTTTTACTGATAATTGAACATCTGGGAAATTTACACCTTTATTATTTGAAAGAACACCGCCTACAGTTACCAAACATTCTAAAAGGTTAGATTTTTTATCAACTTTTTCTACAATCATTTCAATTTTACCATCATCTAATAGTATTCTTTTCCCTTCACTAACTTCTTGAGAAAGTTTGTCGTAGGTTACATTCGCAATAGTATTTGAACATTCGACTTCATTAGAGGTTAGCGTAAATTTATCCCCTTTTCTTACTTTGACTGGACCATCTTTGAATCTTCCTAATCTGATTTTAGGTCCTTGAAGATCTTGCAGTATACCAATATCAATATCTAACTTTTTTGAAACCTCCCTAATAGTTTTAATTCTCTCTGCATGATCTTTATGATCTCCATGTGAGAAATTTAATCTGAATGTTGTTACTCCAGCTTTAATTAAATCTGTAATTATCTCTTCAGATTGAGTTGCAGGACCAATAGTGGCTACAATTTTTGTTCTTCTTTTTAAATCAATATTCGACATATATAAATAATATTGCTAGATATAAATAAATTTAACATACCCAAAGTGAGTTAATTAAGTCATGGATTTTAAAACTTATCAGAAAAAAGCAAGAGAAACTGCGCAATATCCAAATTTAGGCTCAAATAATATTTACCCAACTCTTGGTTTGGTTGGGGAAGCTGGTGAAGTTGCAGAAAAAGTTAAAAAAGTTATTAGGGATAAAAAAGGAATATTTGATAATGAGTCAAAACAAGGAATTAAAAAGGAGTTAGGTGATGTTTTATGGTACATATCAAATCTTTGTACAGAATTAAACTTCAATTTGGAGGATGTTGCATTACAAAACCTAGAAAAACTAAAATCAAGAGCTGCTACAGGTAAGATATCTGGATCTGGTGATGATCGCTAACTTTTAATATCCAAATCCACTGCCTTGGTTGAGTAAAAAGGTTATTAATTGAGGTATGAATCCTTGTATAACTTGAAAAAGAATTAAGGCTAATAATGAAGATATGTCGAATCCTCCAAGTGGTGGGATGATACCTCTAAATATATTTAAATATGGATCTGTTATGGATGCTAATGCTGATAATATGCCATTACTCCAATCAATTCCAGGAAACCACGTCAGAAGTATTCTAATTATCAATAGGGCGTAGTAAAGAGATAAAGTTGTACCGATAACTTGTAATATTGAAATTGTTATTCCAGTCATTTAAAAAAATAAATAATTTAATTCTAACATTTACTTATTATTGCTGCTTATCCTTTCGGCTGCCTATTTTTGAAAGATATTCATTACTCACAGCAAAAGTTTGGAAAAACTTTTCAGATAATGTCAACCAAAATGATCTTCCATCTTTTTGCTTTCGTTTGACAATGAATTTTTTATCTAATAATTCTTTAATATGATCATATGCTCCTGACCCTCGAAGAAGTATAAGATCCGATTGGAGTATCTTTTTTTTGATGGCAATAGTTGCCAAGGTCCTTAATTCTGATGTTTTCAACTCAGAAGGCAGTAAATCCTCTACAAAATCATTAAGAATAGATTTTAGTTCGAGACAACAACTATTACTTATTTCATTTAATTCAATTGCTGAGTTTGGATTGGAATATTTATTTCTTAGTTCTTTAATTGCATCATTGATTGAGTTGATATCAGAATTAGTAATTTCTGAAAGATCCTTTTTTGTTATTGGCCTGCCTTTCAAATAAAGGACAGCCTCTACTCTGGTAACAAGATCTATATCAGATAGTTGCTTATTAATTTGCTCAGATTGATTAATTGTTATTACCGAAATCATTCCTAATTTACCTTAAATTTATTCTGGTGCACCAAGGAATAATTTATATGTATTGTTTTTAGTCTCATCCCAGTATTTATATCCTAAAATTTTTATAAATTTGTTCCACTCTGTAATTTCACTTCTATCGATTAGCACTCCAATAACAATTCTTCCAACATCAGCACCGTAATTCCGATAGTGAAATACACTTATTGACCAATTAGATTTCATATTATTTAAGAAATTTATTAAAGCTCCAGGTCTTTCAGGGAATTCGAATCTGTATAATAACTCCACAAAATTTCTATGATTCATTTCATTAAAATTCTTAGGCAATCTTCCACCTACCATATGTCTAAGATGGTTTTTAGATAATTCATCATCACTTATATCAATGAAAGAGTACTGCGAATTTCTAAATTCATCTAAAAGGTTTTTTTTATCAATTAATCCATAAACTTGGACTCCTACAAAGATCTGCGCATTTATAGAATTAGACATTCTATAGCTAAATTCAGTTAAGTTTCTATTATTCAGCAACCTACAAAAATTAATTAAACTACCAGCATGTTCAGGAATTTCAACAGCCATCATTACCTCTTTACATTCTCCAAGTTCAGCTCTTTCTGCCACAAATCTAAGCCTCTCAAAGTTCATATTCGCACCACATGCAATTGCCACCATTCTTTTATTTGAATGATTCGATATCAAAATATCTTTTTTCATCCCAGCAATTGATAAAGCCCCTGCGGGCTCTAGTATCGATCTAGTATCTTCAAAAACATCTTTTATTGCAGCACATATTTCATCTGTGTTAACCCGAATCATCTTATCAATATATTTTTTTCCTATATCAAATGTATTATTACCAACTTTTTTAACTGCCACGCCATCTGCAAATTGCCCTACCGCAGATAATTCCACAATTTTTGATTCTTCTAAGGATTTTGTCATAGCATCAGCGTCTTCAGGCTCTACTCCAATTATTTTTACTTCAGGCCATATATTTTTAATGTATAAAGATATTCCTGCTATTAATCCTCCACCACCAACAGCAATATAAATTGCATAAGGTTTATCTTTCAATTGCTGTTCAAGTTCAATAGCTATAGTTCCTTGTCCTGCTATAACATCTGGATCATCAAAAGGATGAATAAAACACAAGTTTCTTTCTTGGCTAATCCTTATTGCCTCTC
The window above is part of the Prochlorococcus marinus CUG1415 genome. Proteins encoded here:
- the lspA gene encoding signal peptidase II, translating into MINKIQNKAYFFFLSIFIILIDQITKYLMYYNYEIFLNKDFILFKLDFVKNYGAAFNIFSGSRIFLSIVSIIFSIILIYLILKKTYSNLSELYSYSFILGGTIGNGIDRIVKGFVIDFINLNIIKFPVFNVADIFINIGFILLIYNFRKNKR
- a CDS encoding biotin transporter BioY, whose translation is MLNFYKLIEIIVSLQSLIISTMIPVYIPLRFIDKSSNNIEIPITWQIPTVILLTLIFNRKVVLRAFTIYIVLGLFISPVFHQGGSIGYLLTPNFGYLLGTYPLIIIIDNLNKKSKINFGNFLINGCLAIFAMHLTGILYNFIQIIYYNQFNMFLYNLGKYSAGKIGYHLIMLLPIILIIKPIKYIKYNK
- a CDS encoding ABC transporter permease; translation: MSRNISIKEALGMATKTLVSNKLRSSLTMLGIIIGNASVITLVGLGRGAQTLAKNQLSNLGANVLFIVPGNNDTRRRGISFPKTLVLEDAVAISNQVPTVKKVAPQISANEIVQSNSKSLNISIAGVTPEFLDVRNFEVDKGRFLSQSDVNSSRSYVVIGPDLKDEFFKNKSSSLGEKIRIKDHTYEIIGILKPKGAVFGSNQDKNAYIPLTTMVNRITGKDPTYGVSLSFISVEAKNKNATSAAKFQITNLLRQRHKIIRDDDFAVRSQEDALNIVTNITSGLTFLLAGIGAVSLVVGGIGIMNIMLVSVSERTEEIGLRKAIGAKQTDILIQFLIEALILSTIGGLIGTTSGLSGVFLLSLITPLPASVGITTTLSTMIISGSIGLIFGVLPAKRASKLDPIVALRSL
- the pyk gene encoding pyruvate kinase; translation: MSNIDLKRRTKIVATIGPATQSEEIITDLIKAGVTTFRLNFSHGDHKDHAERIKTIREVSKKLDIDIGILQDLQGPKIRLGRFKDGPVKVRKGDKFTLTSNEVECSNTIANVTYDKLSQEVSEGKRILLDDGKIEMIVEKVDKKSNLLECLVTVGGVLSNNKGVNFPDVQLSVKALTDKDKEDLKFGLSEGVDWIALSFVRNPSDINEIKDLINKNGHSTPVVAKIEKFEAIDQIDTVLPLCDGVMVARGDLGVEMPAEEVPLLQKELIRKANSLGIPIITATQMLDSMASNPRPTRAEVSDVANAILDGTDAVMLSNETAVGDYPVEAVQTMATIARRIERDYPLKAIESHLPSTIPNAISAAVSNIARQLDAGAIIPLTKSGSTARNVSKFRPPTPILATTTERSVARRLQLVWGVTPIVVKNDERTAKTFSLAMQIAQEMEILNQGDLVVQTAGTLTGISGSTDLIKVGIVRKIVSRGISIGEIGVTGKARIINSNLDLSLICPGEILFVPKELLEDVPLSKNIAGIVTDTNVDDVYTLFNKKNKKISTICNLENIEDHQIINGDLVTLQLNEGVIYMGQIEDEEEAIDK
- a CDS encoding nucleoside triphosphate pyrophosphohydrolase family protein yields the protein MDFKTYQKKARETAQYPNLGSNNIYPTLGLVGEAGEVAEKVKKVIRDKKGIFDNESKQGIKKELGDVLWYISNLCTELNFNLEDVALQNLEKLKSRAATGKISGSGDDR
- a CDS encoding YggT family protein; translation: MTGITISILQVIGTTLSLYYALLIIRILLTWFPGIDWSNGILSALASITDPYLNIFRGIIPPLGGFDISSLLALILFQVIQGFIPQLITFLLNQGSGFGY
- the scpB gene encoding SMC-Scp complex subunit ScpB, encoding MISVITINQSEQINKQLSDIDLVTRVEAVLYLKGRPITKKDLSEITNSDINSINDAIKELRNKYSNPNSAIELNEISNSCCLELKSILNDFVEDLLPSELKTSELRTLATIAIKKKILQSDLILLRGSGAYDHIKELLDKKFIVKRKQKDGRSFWLTLSEKFFQTFAVSNEYLSKIGSRKDKQQ
- the ilvA gene encoding threonine ammonia-lyase, biosynthetic, whose product is MNDYFEKILQAEVYEVAKKTPLEKAHNLSNTLKNEVFLKREDLQDVFSFKIRGAYNKMSKLTKSQLAQGVITSSAGNHAQGVALSALKLNCQATILMPITTPNVKVNAVKNLKAKVILFGDNYDETYREAIRISQERNLCFIHPFDDPDVIAGQGTIAIELEQQLKDKPYAIYIAVGGGGLIAGISLYIKNIWPEVKIIGVEPEDADAMTKSLEESKIVELSAVGQFADGVAVKKVGNNTFDIGKKYIDKMIRVNTDEICAAIKDVFEDTRSILEPAGALSIAGMKKDILISNHSNKRMVAIACGANMNFERLRFVAERAELGECKEVMMAVEIPEHAGSLINFCRLLNNRNLTEFSYRMSNSINAQIFVGVQVYGLIDKKNLLDEFRNSQYSFIDISDDELSKNHLRHMVGGRLPKNFNEMNHRNFVELLYRFEFPERPGALINFLNNMKSNWSISVFHYRNYGADVGRIVIGVLIDRSEITEWNKFIKILGYKYWDETKNNTYKLFLGAPE